A part of Ptychodera flava strain L36383 chromosome 11, AS_Pfla_20210202, whole genome shotgun sequence genomic DNA contains:
- the LOC139144358 gene encoding uncharacterized protein encodes MLGVPCLQYIDDRHVGPLRVAALSTASQINSWSNRELSEAAAYILLHLCVSTGYFIALDKSILLPVRSLVLLGMTVDTTLQAFIIPDSKKARFVELVESALAKHAILITTLQKVKCISFSLAIPCARIYIRQMAHALSKAQTSAQNLVRVNNPLREELKWWIKIVQTASHFKWLEERHTTLQLYTDSSSHKWGAVFKPNSTKSLTFSDSWEDEWRKKSINEKETEALARALIAVGPQVTNTRLNVFSDSAVLVHAWNAGFPGSKSISLNDLLKKIFSFCIEHNTQLNIAHVRSQQNLADRASRELSMMNAKLSDQTWNKLEREFGPHTLDGMATYSNARLKDFISPFPQHNSAGVDFFHHHFSRDDNIYLYPPFSLTHPVVKHIVNNSLNATVVIHKDNSYPAFWPMVAHLAVRILKLANRGDSGVILAPSTDGYKPCSTPCELFAARFVAPATSSGDECDELKQ; translated from the coding sequence ATGCTTGGCGTACCCTGTTTGCAATACATCGATGACAGGCACGTTGGGCCATTGCGGGTCGCCGCCCTCTCAACTGCTTCCCAAATAAATAGCTGGTCAAATCGGGAGCTGTCCGAGGCAGCCGCATACATTCTGTTGCATTTATGCGTCTCCACTGGCTACTTCATAGCCTTAGATAAAAGCATCCTCTTACCGGTCAGATCGCTTGTTCTCTTAGGGATGACAGTCGACACGACCTTGCAGGCCTTTATCATTCCCGATAGTAAGAAAGCGCGATTTGTCGAATTAGTGGAGTCCGCCTTAGCTAAACATGCTATCTTGATCACGACGCTGCAGAAAGTTAAGTGCATCTCATTCTCCCTCGCAATTCCATGTGCTCGGATTTACATCAGACAAATGGCCCACGCTCTGTCTAAAGCCCAGACGTCAGCACAAAACCTTGTCCGCGTCAATAATCCCCTTAGGGAGGAGCTAAAGTGGTGGATAAAGATCGTTCAAACTGCATCCCACTTCAAATGGTTAGAGGAGAGACACACCACCCTGCAACTGTATACAGATTCGAGTTCACATAAGTGGGGGGCAGTATtcaaaccaaattctacaaaatcGCTTACATTTAGCGACAGCTGGGAAGACGaatggagaaaaaaatcaattaatGAAAAAGAAACTGAAGCCCTTGCTAGAGCTCTGATTGCTGTTGGACCACAAGTTACAAACACCCGACTTAACGTCTTTTCCGATTCAGCCGTTCTTGTACACGCCTGGAATGCAGGTTTCCCAGGATCTAAATCTATCAGCCTCAACGATTTGCTTAAGAAAATATTTAGTTTCTGTATCGAGCACAACACCCAATTAAACATCGCTCATGTTCGCTCCCAACAAAACTTAGCCGACAGAGCGTCAAGGGAACTATCTATGATGAACGCGAAGCTGTCCGACCAAACGTGGAATAAATTAGAAAGAGAATTCGGGCCCCACACTCTTGACGGTATGGCTACATACTCAAATGCAAGGCTAAAGGACTTTATTTCACCCTTCCCTCAGCATAACAGTGCAGGTGTAGATTTCTTCCATCACCATTTCTCCCGCGACGATAACATTTACCTGTACCCGCCGTTCTCGCTTACGCATCCAGTCGTAAAACACATTGTCAACAACTCCCTCAACGCAACAGTCGTTATACACAAAGACAACAGTTACCCCGCTTTCTGGCCAATGGTAGCACATTTGGCAGTACGAATACTTAAGTTGGCCAATCGTGGAGATTCAGGCGTTATATTAGCGCCCTCTACAGACGGTTATAAACCATGCAGTACTCCGTGTGAACTCTTTGCAGCAAGATTCGTGGCACCGGCAACCTCAAGCGGAGATGAATGTGATGAATTAAAACAGTGA
- the LOC139143544 gene encoding uncharacterized protein, translating into MATQAPSQAPTTATQAFVTAHAGQRPPTGQQSQTRVAQSASVAHQTTTATQSTTGPGAAGGEQPTIQNAGQVDELETLRQQLKKLQDKAETASVDDALAKVMEMAHTPSLTTRPQLISALRALVDRATVAAHPKLSRYRAVLAQFESNDFGKDAGRLLVLLLGNKEEEEIAAKVTKFMRNVQGTPRQFRSSNQRYEPYARQKRNADSFACFVCGETGHMARACPNKKT; encoded by the exons ATGGCGACTCAAGCTCCTTCTCAAGCTCCTACCACCGCTACTCAAGCCTTCGTCACAGCGCATGCCGGCCAACGTCCACCTACTGGCCAACAATCCCAAACCCGTGTCGCTCAGTCAGCCAGTGTAGCGCACCAAACTACGACTGCCACCCAATCTACTACAGGCCCAGGAGCAGCCGGAGGAGAGCAACCAACCATACAAAATGCTGGGCAG GTTGATGAGTTGGAAACACTcaggcaacaactcaagaaaCTGCAGGACAAAGCCGAAACGGCCTCTGTAGACGATGCCTTAGCTAAGGTGATGGAGATGGCCCACACGCCTTCCCTGACGACCCGACCACAGCTGATTAGCGCCCTCAGAGCGTTGGTCGACAGAGCTACGGTAGCAGCACACCCGAAGCTATCCCGCTACCGAGCGGTTCTCGCACAGTTCGAGTCCAACGATTTTGGGAAGGACGCCGGCCGCTTACTAGTCCTGCTACTTGGTAACAAGGAGGAAGAGGAGATTGCAGCCAAAGTCACAAAATTCATGCGTAATGTGCAGGGAACCCCTCGCCAGTTCCGCTCCTCCAACCAGAGATACGAGCCCTACGCCCGCCAGAAGAGAAACGCAGATTCGTTTGCATGTTTTGTATGTGGAGAAACTGGTCATATGGCCAGAGCCTGCCCTAACAAGAAGACATAA